The Fluviispira vulneris sequence CAATTAAAATCTGTTTTGTCTTTAGTGAGTGAAGTCCTTGAAGTTTCAACATGTTTAGAGGAAATTCTAGATTTACAGCAAGCCCGTAACGAATTGCTTGATCAAATATTATATTATCAAGGATGTCCTGATTTAAAATTTGAGCTGAGCGAAATGCCTTCAGATGAACTGGCAAGAACATTGATAACAGGAGTTTCTTTAAAAAGAAATTCTCTTGAATCTTGGCTTTCATCAAAAACTTTTTCACTTGTTCCCTTACCAAATATGTATTTTATGCGTGATACAAGCATGGTTGTAGGCACAAGAGTGATTTCTTCGCGCATGGCAAGTACTGTGCGCTTTACTGAATCTTTAATCATGCGGGCTATTTACGAATACCATCCTGACTTAACGGGACATGGTTTGTTACTTGATGCTTGCTATAAAAATAATGATCCTAAATTCACTATTGAAGGCGGAGATATAATTGTAGTGAATGAAGATTTACTCTTAGTCGGAATTAGTGAAAGAACAACAACCAAAGCAGTCGATGCTCTGGTGGACTCTATTTTGAGCGCTCGTTCACAGGAAGGTAAAACTGAACCATTTAATATTTTATGTGTCATTTTACCTCAAGAAAGAAGCACCATTCATTTAGATATGATCTTTACTGTTGCAAATAAAGAGCAAGCTGTAGTCTATTCACCTTATGTCTTAGGAAGAGAAAGAGCGAGGGTAGTACGTATTCGAGTTAAATCCGATGGAGACAAAAAATTTAAGGATGTTGAAGACCTTATTTTAGGTTTGCGTAGTGTTGGTGTACGCATGGATCCCATCCCCTGTGGTGGTGATAATCCCTTGCATCAGCAGCGGGAACAGTGGAACAGTGGTGCGAATCTCTTTTCATTTGCTCCTGGAAAAGTCATAAGTTATATGCATGAACACACTCTCTTAGCTTGTGAATCTGCAGGTTTTAAAATAGTTTCTGCCAAAGACGCTATTAAACATCCTGCACTTTTGAGCAGTGAATCGCCGTTGGTTGTAACGGTAGAAGGCAGTGAACTTTCCCGCGGTGGAGGAGGACCGCGCTGCATGACCTGTCCTGTTCTCAGGGATCCTGTCTAAATAAAATTTTATTCATCTTTGCCCTTTGCTTTGTGAAACGTCTCAAGTCATAATAATTATTGACGATATATTATCTTGAAGTGAAGGGGGTTTTTGCGAATGCTCAAATTCTTACGGCGAAAAGTAGAATTTTATTTTAGAGCATTCTGTGTACTCATTCCCTATGTTTTCTTAACAAGTTGTTCAAGCAATGAGATATTAACAGAAAATTTAGAGTTGACCTTACCGGATCAAAAACAGATGCAGTCAAGGATTGAGCGCAATACAAGTGATATTTATTTATCTAATTTAAATTCCTATGTTCCTCCAACAGAGAATCAACTTATTGAAGAAGCAAACTTCAAAAATTTAAAATTATACAATGAAAATGTACGTATTTTATCTGATTGGATTTTGAAAATTATATCTCAAAAAGAGAAGGCACAGTTATCAAAAAACTGTGAAGCACTTGTTGGAAGCTTTAAAAAAGAATTTCCTTTGAACGAGCACTCATTAGCATGTGTAGCATGGTGGTTAGAGCGAAAAAATAATGAAGAACTTAATTCTCTACAAAGAAATTCATATTCTTCAACAACAATTACAAAAAGATTAACAAGTAAACAAAGGCAAGATTGGGAAAATTTTAGAGGAATGAGTTTTAATGATTCATTTTTGCAAATCGATCCAGATAATTTAAGACAAGCCGTTACAATTTCGACAAAAGCGTTAGAATATTCTTCAGATTGTGATTTTGCAGGCCCTACGTCTGCTGTTATTTTACGCTTAGAGTCATTTCTACCAAATCATTATGCTTATTCGAATATAGAAAAATTATATTCAAAAGTACAAAAATGCCTTTTACCAAACTTAGAAGGAAGTGAAAAAGTTCATTTAAGAGTAGGATTATTTCGATTAATATCTGGATTTCCCAATTCTGCATCACAAGCATTAGAAAAAGTATTGCTTGAAAAGGATCCTCAAGAAAGCTCCAGAAGTCTTTTTTGGCTTGGCGCTATTTATCAAAAAAATAATAAAAATTCAGATCCTGCAAAAAACCCATATTGGAAAAAACTGCTTAATGATGTTCCTATTTCTTTAGCTGCAATAATTGCTTCACAACAAATGGGCATTGATCCTATGGAAAATTTAGTGCCTGACGAAGAAATTTTATTGCAAAGTAGAGAGTCGCTTGCATGGAATGATAATAACTTAGAAGCATTTATTTTTGACTTATTGCGTGCTCGTAAGAATATTTCAGCAGCAACGGAGTGGGCTGGATATGTAGCAAGGACAACTTCAGTGAGTAATTCAAAAATGTTACTTTATTGGGCTATTGCACAAAATTCAGTTTATAATTATCGTTATTCCATATCTATGCTTGGACGATATGGGAAAAATGAAAAAACATTTAAAGTGAGTAAAAATCTATTACGTATATTTTTCCCTAAACCATTTCTTAATGAAATCTCTGATAAATCAATGGATATAGATCCAATATTTGTATTATCTGTCATTCGGCAAGAAAGTGCATTTGATCCCTATGCGCGATCGGGTGCAAATGCCCGTGGACTCATGCAAATACTTCCATCAACCGCAAAAAGTATAAAACGGAGAGTCAGCGCAACTCAGTTGTATGATCCTTTAACAAATCTTGAAGTCGGTATTTCATATTTAAGTAGACTTTTAAAAAGATATGATGGACGGATAGAATATGTTTTAGCAGCATATAATGCAGGAGCGTCGAATTTAGACAAATGGCGAGATCGTGTCTCCAATGACAACATGATGCTTTTTAGTGATTTTATGCCTTTTCGTGAAACGCGCAGCTATGTTTCCATTATACTCAGAAATTATTATTGGTATGGCAGAATGCTATCTGAAAAAGATGATTTATTAGCCAAAAAAATAAAACAACAAAGCAAGCAAGCGCGATGGAAATCAGAAAGTATTCTTGCTTTGTTAGAAGGGTCGTGGAAAGGTAATCTAGATGCTCAAAAAAGAGCAATCCTAGACAAAATATATATATTTGGAAATAATAATTCACAGCTCAGTGCACAATCAAAAGTATGGAAAGATGTTTTGATACCAAAAAATAAAACCTTTGCTGATCAAGCTAAAGGGGACGAAAATAAGGATAAGATTTTTTTAGAGCCAGTGATTGAGCAGGAAAATAAAGATAAAACTGCATTAAGGCCAATTCATTAGTGCATTCTGCGTAAATTTTAAGCAAAAAAATATAAAAATTATTTTAAAAGCAAGACAAAGGAAAACCTTTGTGTTATTTCTGCTGAAGATTTTTAATGAATTTTTTATTTAAAGATATGTTATTTGGGAGTTTAATAATGAAGAAAAAGTTGATTCAATATTTTATTGTTTCATTATCAATGTTATACTTAATATCCTGCAATTCAAAAAATAAAAGTGATAAAGCACAATTGCCCCCATCAGGGACGATGCCTCAAGTTAATTTAGAATCAAATAGTTATAGTGTAGAGAAATCAATCAAGACAAATAATGAAAATATTAAAGCAGATGAAAGCAAAGAATTGGTGTTAAATAAAAGTGAAATTATAAATGAGAATGATAATAAAAAAGTGGATGAATCTATAAAAAATGTATCTTTGCATAAAGATCAAAGCGATCTTGGTTTTCGAGTCAATGGGAATGTTTTATCTTTAAAGCAAGGAAATTTAAGCTTTCAAACACGCGGTTTTATTTCTCAACAATACGTCAATG is a genomic window containing:
- a CDS encoding lytic transglycosylase domain-containing protein translates to MLKFLRRKVEFYFRAFCVLIPYVFLTSCSSNEILTENLELTLPDQKQMQSRIERNTSDIYLSNLNSYVPPTENQLIEEANFKNLKLYNENVRILSDWILKIISQKEKAQLSKNCEALVGSFKKEFPLNEHSLACVAWWLERKNNEELNSLQRNSYSSTTITKRLTSKQRQDWENFRGMSFNDSFLQIDPDNLRQAVTISTKALEYSSDCDFAGPTSAVILRLESFLPNHYAYSNIEKLYSKVQKCLLPNLEGSEKVHLRVGLFRLISGFPNSASQALEKVLLEKDPQESSRSLFWLGAIYQKNNKNSDPAKNPYWKKLLNDVPISLAAIIASQQMGIDPMENLVPDEEILLQSRESLAWNDNNLEAFIFDLLRARKNISAATEWAGYVARTTSVSNSKMLLYWAIAQNSVYNYRYSISMLGRYGKNEKTFKVSKNLLRIFFPKPFLNEISDKSMDIDPIFVLSVIRQESAFDPYARSGANARGLMQILPSTAKSIKRRVSATQLYDPLTNLEVGISYLSRLLKRYDGRIEYVLAAYNAGASNLDKWRDRVSNDNMMLFSDFMPFRETRSYVSIILRNYYWYGRMLSEKDDLLAKKIKQQSKQARWKSESILALLEGSWKGNLDAQKRAILDKIYIFGNNNSQLSAQSKVWKDVLIPKNKTFADQAKGDENKDKIFLEPVIEQENKDKTALRPIH
- a CDS encoding arginine deiminase codes for the protein MKEELDLNKGSHFRFWDSLSEDKKAENIKKIQSKIGVHSEIGKLRKVFLHSPGQEVESMTPKSASELLYNDIIYYKNIVAGHAQLKSVLSLVSEVLEVSTCLEEILDLQQARNELLDQILYYQGCPDLKFELSEMPSDELARTLITGVSLKRNSLESWLSSKTFSLVPLPNMYFMRDTSMVVGTRVISSRMASTVRFTESLIMRAIYEYHPDLTGHGLLLDACYKNNDPKFTIEGGDIIVVNEDLLLVGISERTTTKAVDALVDSILSARSQEGKTEPFNILCVILPQERSTIHLDMIFTVANKEQAVVYSPYVLGRERARVVRIRVKSDGDKKFKDVEDLILGLRSVGVRMDPIPCGGDNPLHQQREQWNSGANLFSFAPGKVISYMHEHTLLACESAGFKIVSAKDAIKHPALLSSESPLVVTVEGSELSRGGGGPRCMTCPVLRDPV